A genome region from Portunus trituberculatus isolate SZX2019 chromosome 18, ASM1759143v1, whole genome shotgun sequence includes the following:
- the LOC123505609 gene encoding uncharacterized protein LOC123505609 → MHKFVTKYCCHQLQEMVLPYFLSFQNPRHLGRSLEATLIQTVVMWGSSLTCSFLKGHSISHHCPSPLLNPWHLGRSLRQLLPTDCGDVRQQPDMLLSKGSQHVTSLPVTTVESTASGEKPRGNSSPPTDRGDVGQQPDMLLSKGSQHVTSLPITTVGYHMRTVTA, encoded by the exons ATGCACAAGTTTGTGACCAAATATTGCTGCCATCAGCTGCAAGAAATGGTTCTCCcatattttctgtcttttcagAATCCACGGCATCTGGGGAGGAGCCTCGAGGCAACTCTTATACAGACCGTGGTGATGTGGGGCAGCAGCCTGACATGCTCCTTTCTAAAGGGTCACAGCATATCACATCACTGCCCGTCACCACTGTTG AATCCATGGCATCTGGGGAGAAGCCTGAGGCAACTCTTACCTACAGACTGTGGTGATGTGAGGCAGCAGCCTGACATGCTCCTTTCTAAAGGGTCACAGCATGTCACATCACTGCCTGTCACCACTGTTG AATCCACGGCATCTGGGGAGAAGCCTCGAGGCAACTCTTCCCCACCTACAGACCGTGGTGATGTGGGGCAGCAGCCTGACATGCTCCTTTCAAAAGGATCACAGCATGTCACATCACTGCCTATCACCACTGTCG